A region from the Williamwhitmania sp. genome encodes:
- a CDS encoding succinate dehydrogenase/fumarate reductase iron-sulfur subunit, with product MKFTLKIWRQKDAKSKGRFETYNIDEISADTSFLEMIDILNDKLIVDGKVPVAFDHDCREGICGMCSMHINGRAHGPDDDVTTCQLHMRKFRDGETITVEPWRSAAFPIIKDLIVDRGAFDKILQAGGYISVNTGGIPDANAIPISKVDADEAMDAAACIGCGACVATCKNGSAMLFVAARVSSLAKLPQGRVEATRRAKAMVAKMDELGFGGCTNTGACEVECPKNISITHIARLNREFLMAKIKD from the coding sequence ATGAAGTTTACACTCAAAATATGGCGTCAGAAGGATGCCAAAAGCAAGGGTAGGTTCGAAACCTACAACATCGATGAAATATCGGCGGACACCTCTTTTTTGGAGATGATCGATATTCTCAACGACAAGCTAATAGTGGATGGTAAAGTGCCTGTTGCATTCGACCACGACTGCCGCGAGGGAATTTGCGGAATGTGCTCCATGCACATCAACGGCAGGGCACATGGTCCCGACGATGACGTTACCACCTGTCAGCTGCACATGCGCAAGTTTAGGGATGGCGAGACTATTACCGTTGAGCCATGGCGCAGCGCGGCATTTCCCATTATCAAGGATTTGATTGTGGATCGCGGTGCCTTCGACAAAATTCTACAGGCTGGTGGATACATTTCCGTTAATACTGGCGGTATACCCGACGCCAACGCCATTCCAATCTCCAAGGTGGATGCCGACGAGGCCATGGATGCAGCGGCCTGCATTGGTTGCGGTGCCTGCGTGGCAACCTGTAAAAATGGTTCGGCCATGCTGTTTGTGGCTGCCCGTGTGTCGTCGCTAGCCAAGCTGCCACAGGGACGCGTAGAGGCTACCCGCAGGGCTAAGGCCATGGTAGCCAAAATGGACGAGCTGGGCTTTGGCGGATGCACCAACACTGGTGCCTGTGAAGTGGAGTGCCCCAAGAATATCTCCATTACCCACATTGCCCGCCTCAACCGCGAGTTTTTAATGGCGAAAATCAAGGATTAA
- a CDS encoding type II toxin-antitoxin system antitoxin SocA domain-containing protein, with amino-acid sequence MAKEEKVYLFEYMIKSVVDKYKTLNHVEENVAFSVFSKLKLIKLNFFISAVNTDEKDNGLLDVFDNFYAMPYGHVESDVYNSIKEGELKFFNLTETSLNRKCIFETNSRFSKEESRIDDAIDSLLEKNSKFFDYTAFQLVELSHEWYSWRLVFDIAQKNGKFSSPIPPEIIQSEEKIFELSNYASV; translated from the coding sequence ATGGCGAAGGAAGAAAAGGTTTACCTATTCGAATATATGATTAAGAGTGTTGTTGATAAATATAAAACACTTAATCACGTAGAGGAGAATGTTGCTTTTTCAGTTTTCAGCAAACTAAAACTCATCAAACTTAACTTTTTTATCTCAGCAGTTAATACTGATGAAAAGGATAATGGGTTACTTGATGTTTTTGATAATTTTTATGCCATGCCATATGGGCATGTAGAAAGCGATGTATATAATAGCATTAAGGAAGGTGAGTTAAAGTTTTTTAATTTAACGGAAACCTCCCTTAATCGAAAGTGCATCTTTGAAACTAATAGTAGATTTTCGAAGGAAGAATCAAGAATAGATGATGCCATTGATTCTCTTCTTGAGAAGAACAGTAAATTTTTTGATTACACTGCATTTCAACTTGTGGAATTAAGCCATGAGTGGTATTCGTGGCGTTTAGTTTTTGATATTGCTCAAAAAAACGGGAAATTTAGTTCCCCAATACCTCCAGAAATAATTCAATCAGAAGAAAAAATATTTGAACTCTCAAATTATGCATCAGTTTAG